Proteins from one Oscillatoria nigro-viridis PCC 7112 genomic window:
- a CDS encoding pseudouridine synthase, with translation MSDERLQKILAQWGIASRRLAEQMIVAGRVRVNGNIVRLGEKANPDRDLIQVDGVPVKPTDRPAKVYLLLNKPAGVVSTCSDPRARSKVLDLLPPQLRSGKGIHPVGRLDADSTGALLLTNDGKLTFCLTHPRHSIAKTYQVWVSGDPPEPILEAWRQGIILSGRKTLPAKVKVLDRARDQTLLEVILSEGRNRQIRRTAEQLGYPVVRLHRTAIGPIQLQRPGSPILPPGCCRPLEDAEIIYLWNLVNLTSISVPVNSPEHSI, from the coding sequence ATGTCTGATGAAAGGCTGCAAAAAATACTCGCCCAGTGGGGCATTGCCTCTCGCCGTCTTGCAGAACAGATGATCGTAGCTGGACGAGTCCGAGTTAACGGCAATATTGTTCGCTTAGGAGAAAAAGCGAATCCCGATCGCGATCTCATCCAAGTCGATGGAGTCCCGGTGAAACCAACGGATCGACCCGCAAAGGTCTATTTGTTGCTCAACAAACCGGCAGGCGTAGTTTCTACTTGCAGCGATCCAAGAGCCCGATCGAAAGTTCTCGACTTGCTGCCACCCCAACTGCGCTCCGGTAAAGGCATCCACCCCGTAGGACGCTTAGATGCAGATTCCACCGGCGCCCTCTTGCTCACCAATGATGGTAAGCTGACATTTTGTTTGACCCATCCGCGTCACTCGATCGCCAAAACTTATCAGGTTTGGGTGAGCGGCGATCCCCCGGAACCCATACTGGAAGCGTGGCGTCAGGGCATCATCTTGTCCGGCAGAAAAACTTTGCCCGCGAAAGTTAAAGTTCTCGATCGCGCGCGAGACCAAACTCTGTTAGAAGTCATTCTATCAGAAGGCAGAAACCGACAGATTCGGCGAACTGCCGAACAGTTGGGATATCCCGTGGTGCGCCTGCACCGCACAGCCATCGGCCCGATTCAATTGCAGCGGCCCGGTTCGCCAATATTGCCACCAGGCTGCTGCCGACCCCTAGAAGATGCGGAAATTATTTATTTATGGAATCTAGTCAACCTAACATCAATAAGCGTGCCAGTAAATTCCCCGGAGCACAGCATATGA
- a CDS encoding LmeA family phospholipid-binding protein, with protein MTVDRNSLQFDNRDGAAGSGGTVHLGEVPGIPSPSQGSRIASAVLSPAVQLWLRSQVQQVDELKVKIEGSDRQIFSGAIPKVTAAARGAVYKGLHLTEVAIEGCGIRINLGQALKGQPLRLLESVPVAGVLRLSQADLNASLKAPLLADALSEFLLPMLPLTDREKSLKLQNSQIAIEAGLLTLSAAILRAGGSQIPFVLRTGLRIASGRELMFEAPEIEMDGELKSSDFNDFKIDFGREVEIEELILSPGEIVCRGGIRVLP; from the coding sequence ATGACTGTCGATCGAAACTCTCTTCAATTTGACAATAGAGATGGCGCTGCTGGCTCTGGTGGGACTGTTCATCTCGGCGAGGTGCCGGGGATACCTTCGCCGAGTCAAGGCAGCCGGATCGCGAGCGCGGTGCTGTCTCCGGCGGTGCAGTTGTGGCTGCGATCGCAAGTTCAGCAGGTGGACGAGTTGAAGGTGAAAATTGAGGGGAGCGATCGACAAATCTTCAGCGGTGCGATCCCCAAAGTCACGGCTGCCGCGCGCGGTGCTGTGTATAAAGGACTACACCTAACTGAAGTTGCCATAGAGGGCTGCGGCATTCGCATCAACCTCGGTCAAGCTCTCAAAGGCCAACCCCTGCGCCTCCTGGAATCCGTTCCCGTGGCAGGCGTTTTGAGGCTCAGCCAAGCGGATTTGAATGCGTCGTTGAAAGCGCCTTTGCTGGCTGATGCTTTGAGCGAATTTTTGCTGCCTATGCTGCCGCTGACAGATAGGGAAAAGTCGCTGAAGTTGCAAAATTCGCAGATTGCTATTGAGGCGGGTTTGTTAACGCTTTCGGCGGCAATTTTGCGCGCTGGCGGTAGTCAAATTCCTTTTGTATTGCGGACTGGTTTGCGGATAGCCAGCGGTCGCGAATTGATGTTTGAAGCACCAGAAATCGAAATGGATGGAGAATTAAAGAGCAGTGATTTCAATGATTTTAAAATTGATTTTGGGCGGGAAGTTGAGATAGAAGAGTTGATTTTGAGTCCGGGGGAGATTGTTTGTCGGGGGGGAATTAGAGTTTTGCCTTAG
- a CDS encoding phosphatidate cytidylyltransferase codes for MPWSRILSGIVAIALALGMIIMGGWYFTVGFGVIVYLGQLEYFQLARAKGIAPAAKTTLAVSQGLLITAALAPELVDAMFPLAGTLICFYLLFQPKLSTIADIASSILGLFYGGYLPSYWIRLRVGLDPANLATTGLGQAVASNLPVNIYPSPSWTNSSHISLGLTSLLLAFFCIWAADIGAYFVGKFFGRTSLSHISPKKTVEGAVFGVCGSIAVAAAGSWYLHWPGWPYTGAAFGLLIGVASLLGDLTESMMKRDAGVKDSGQLIPGHGGILDRTDSYVFTAPLVYYFVTLLLPAIDSFLINR; via the coding sequence ATGCCTTGGTCTCGTATCCTGAGTGGAATAGTTGCGATCGCCCTTGCTTTGGGAATGATTATTATGGGCGGATGGTACTTCACCGTCGGCTTTGGAGTCATCGTCTACCTAGGTCAATTGGAATATTTTCAATTAGCCAGGGCTAAAGGCATTGCACCCGCTGCCAAAACTACCTTAGCCGTCAGTCAAGGCCTGTTAATTACTGCCGCCCTAGCACCGGAACTCGTAGATGCCATGTTCCCCTTAGCGGGAACCTTAATCTGTTTCTACCTGTTATTCCAACCTAAATTATCGACGATCGCCGATATTGCCTCCTCAATTTTAGGATTGTTCTACGGCGGTTATTTGCCCAGCTATTGGATACGGCTGCGAGTCGGCCTCGACCCAGCCAATCTTGCTACAACTGGACTGGGGCAAGCAGTAGCAAGCAATTTGCCGGTTAACATTTATCCGTCCCCGTCTTGGACAAATTCCAGCCACATATCTTTAGGATTGACTTCGCTGCTGCTGGCTTTCTTCTGCATCTGGGCCGCTGACATTGGGGCTTATTTTGTCGGCAAATTCTTCGGCCGCACTAGCCTGTCCCACATCAGCCCCAAAAAAACCGTTGAAGGTGCCGTATTTGGAGTTTGCGGCAGCATCGCCGTGGCAGCCGCTGGGTCTTGGTATTTACACTGGCCGGGGTGGCCGTATACTGGGGCTGCTTTTGGTCTGTTGATTGGGGTTGCTAGCCTGTTGGGAGATTTAACTGAGTCGATGATGAAGCGAGACGCCGGTGTTAAGGATTCGGGACAGTTGATCCCCGGTCACGGCGGCATTCTCGATCGCACCGACAGTTATGTTTTTACCGCACCGTTAGTCTACTATTTTGTCACTTTACTCTTGCCCGCGATCGACTCTTTTTTAATTAATCGGTAA
- the cbiT gene encoding precorrin-6Y C5,15-methyltransferase subunit CbiT, producing MLWPYVTPGIPDDLFERLPGIPMSKREVRLLLISHLRLQADSVVWDIGAGTGTIAVETGLLCPKGRIIAVERDEEVASLIRRNCDRFELNNVEVIEGSAPECLENLPQPPHRVCIEGGRPIKAILQEVWRYLQPHGRVVATASNLENLYAVSEGFAELQVRNIEVVQSAVNRLETRGLSQTFAAVNPIFILSGEKLD from the coding sequence ATGCTTTGGCCCTACGTCACTCCAGGCATCCCGGATGACTTATTTGAACGTTTACCGGGAATTCCCATGAGTAAGCGAGAAGTCCGACTGCTGTTAATCTCCCACCTGCGGCTGCAAGCAGATTCAGTCGTGTGGGACATCGGTGCAGGTACTGGTACGATCGCCGTAGAAACAGGTTTGCTGTGTCCCAAAGGTCGGATTATCGCCGTCGAAAGGGACGAAGAAGTAGCAAGCTTGATTCGCAGAAATTGCGATCGATTCGAGCTCAACAACGTAGAAGTCATAGAAGGCAGTGCCCCGGAATGCCTGGAAAACCTGCCCCAACCCCCCCACCGAGTCTGCATCGAAGGAGGTCGCCCCATTAAAGCCATTCTCCAAGAAGTCTGGCGGTACTTGCAACCCCACGGTAGAGTTGTCGCCACAGCCTCGAATTTAGAAAATCTTTACGCCGTTTCCGAAGGGTTCGCCGAGTTACAAGTACGCAACATCGAAGTAGTCCAGTCCGCCGTCAACCGCTTGGAGACTCGCGGCCTCAGTCAAACCTTTGCCGCCGTCAATCCCATATTTATTCTCAGCGGCGAAAAGCTGGATTAG
- a CDS encoding aminotransferase class I/II-fold pyridoxal phosphate-dependent enzyme produces MSAANSQQQTPLLDALRDRTNHPHAPFYAPGHKRGQGISQPLIDLFGAAVFRSDLPELPELDNLFNPESAIAEAQYLAAEAFGAQSTRFLANGSTCGIIAAILANCGPGDKIILPRNIHSSAISGLILSGAIPIFVNPEYNPDWDIANSITPEATASALEQHPDAKAVMIVYPTYHGVCGDLRAIAQITHQYNIPLLVDEAHGAHFNFHPNLPEPALSAGADLTVQSIHKTLGAMTQASMLHVKGDRIDIQKLNKALQLVQSTSPSYLLLASLDAARQQMALHGKELMAQTLQLAEKARSRLSQIPGLSVLEPLNTPGFAALDRTRLTVKVSDLGITGFAADEILHSQLGVTAELPMPQHLTFIISLGNTESDIDNLVKACTLLEATSDTIVNKPFMGGQDAHPTRNLMCCGTGILPVIESGTGILPVIESGTGILPVIESGTGILPVIKSGTGILPVIESGTGILPVLENRAISQLKGRSQKEDEILSFPRFSPPPLSPREAFFFPAETVPADKAVDRLCAELICPYPPGIPVLMPGEIITPAAVDYLQQILAAGGKITGCSDPGLQTLKVVRQ; encoded by the coding sequence GTGTCAGCAGCAAACTCTCAACAACAAACGCCTCTATTAGATGCCTTGCGCGATCGCACAAATCATCCGCACGCCCCATTCTACGCCCCCGGACATAAACGCGGACAAGGAATCTCTCAACCCCTAATTGACTTATTCGGTGCGGCAGTATTTCGATCGGATTTGCCGGAATTGCCGGAGTTAGACAATCTCTTTAACCCAGAAAGTGCAATTGCCGAAGCTCAATACTTGGCCGCCGAAGCATTTGGAGCCCAATCAACTCGGTTTTTGGCCAACGGTTCGACTTGCGGAATTATCGCCGCCATCTTAGCGAATTGCGGCCCCGGCGATAAAATTATCCTACCTCGAAATATCCACTCCTCGGCGATTTCTGGTTTAATTTTATCCGGTGCAATTCCAATTTTTGTCAATCCAGAGTACAACCCGGATTGGGATATTGCCAACAGCATCACCCCAGAAGCCACAGCCTCCGCATTAGAACAACATCCCGACGCCAAAGCAGTAATGATAGTTTACCCAACCTATCACGGCGTCTGCGGAGATTTGCGGGCGATCGCCCAAATTACCCATCAATACAACATACCGTTATTAGTAGACGAAGCCCACGGCGCGCACTTTAACTTTCATCCCAACTTGCCAGAACCAGCACTATCAGCCGGCGCCGATTTAACAGTACAATCAATCCACAAAACCCTCGGTGCAATGACACAAGCATCCATGCTGCACGTCAAGGGCGATCGCATAGATATCCAAAAATTAAATAAAGCATTGCAGTTAGTACAATCCACCAGTCCGAGTTACTTATTATTAGCATCCCTAGACGCCGCCCGCCAACAAATGGCACTCCACGGCAAAGAATTAATGGCGCAAACTTTACAGCTAGCAGAAAAAGCGCGATCGCGCCTCAGTCAAATTCCCGGCTTATCAGTTTTAGAACCGTTAAACACTCCGGGTTTTGCAGCATTAGACCGCACCAGGCTAACAGTAAAAGTATCAGATTTAGGAATCACAGGATTTGCCGCCGATGAAATTCTGCACTCTCAACTCGGCGTCACAGCAGAACTTCCCATGCCCCAACATTTAACATTTATTATCAGCTTGGGAAATACAGAATCAGATATTGACAATTTAGTTAAAGCTTGTACTCTTTTAGAAGCCACATCTGACACGATAGTCAATAAGCCTTTTATGGGCGGGCAAGATGCCCACCCCACAAGAAACTTGATGTGTTGTGGAACAGGCATCTTGCCTGTTATTGAAAGTGGAACGGGCATCTTGCCTGTTATTGAAAGTGGAACGGGCATCTTGCCTGTTATTGAAAGTGGAACGGGCATCTTGCCTGTTATTAAAAGTGGAACGGGCATCTTGCCTGTTATTGAAAGTGGAACGGGCATCTTGCCCGTTCTTGAGAATCGTGCAATATCTCAGTTAAAAGGAAGAAGTCAGAAAGAAGACGAGATTCTCTCCTTCCCCCGATTTTCCCCTCCCCCACTCTCCCCCCGCGAGGCATTCTTTTTCCCAGCGGAAACAGTACCTGCAGACAAAGCAGTCGATCGCCTGTGCGCCGAACTCATCTGTCCTTACCCGCCAGGAATACCAGTCCTGATGCCCGGTGAAATCATTACCCCAGCAGCCGTTGACTACCTGCAACAAATCCTGGCAGCCGGCGGAAAAATCACAGGTTGCAGCGATCCCGGCCTCCAAACTCTCAAGGTTGTGCGACAGTAA
- a CDS encoding penicillin-insensitive murein endopeptidase yields the protein MVLEINRNLRSETLQHNHTHCTANIGFTEEELEQFSWGTRGFFEQMPAKGDGYECYGDNCYGRPEVIQALKYVCNEWVKKYPKPRIGIGDISTAEGATPGHSSHDNGLDVDIALVANTDEEIPLTCYDSKYSRQRTQELVDLFYNNPILRIRRILFNDPQITGVEFCDGHHNHLHVSFISPGIDSAPYSSDRDGDLRLVIPPMQGERVRKLQEDLANVGISVTADGIFGEQTDAAVRKFQADRNLQVDGIAGFVTQTKLAELSSGQSRGVSSEPSNLKLQDVIDQKRSIPFDDINSGVFVDDRLFCAEIQTILRANHLLEVVDGIYGSKTQEALRNFKASRQLDGGDVLGATTAKALLDAKQGAGKLPDWKGGDKQAAVQAIIKEAHRQGIASQAQIAYILATVQHETAETFQPVKESDFLGEPAAENDRKTLPYYPFYGRGYVQLTHLDNYRKYSDLLSLDLVNNPELVMLPDISLFILVHGMKWGVFTGMKLDDYISESSVDFWSARKIINGIDRAELIEKYAINWQTQLG from the coding sequence ATGGTATTAGAAATCAATCGCAACTTACGCTCTGAAACCTTGCAGCATAACCATACCCACTGCACTGCAAATATTGGTTTCACAGAAGAAGAACTTGAGCAGTTCAGTTGGGGAACACGAGGTTTTTTTGAACAAATGCCTGCCAAGGGAGATGGCTATGAATGTTACGGAGACAATTGCTATGGTCGTCCAGAAGTGATTCAGGCTCTCAAATATGTCTGTAATGAGTGGGTAAAAAAATATCCTAAACCCCGCATTGGCATCGGAGATATCAGTACAGCAGAAGGGGCAACACCAGGTCATAGCTCTCATGACAACGGACTTGATGTTGATATTGCTCTTGTTGCTAACACTGATGAAGAAATTCCTCTCACCTGTTACGATAGTAAATACTCTCGCCAACGCACTCAAGAATTGGTAGATTTATTCTACAATAATCCAATTTTGCGTATTCGGCGAATTCTCTTCAACGATCCGCAAATTACAGGCGTAGAATTTTGCGACGGACATCACAATCACCTTCATGTCAGTTTTATTTCCCCTGGGATTGATTCAGCCCCCTACAGCAGCGATCGAGATGGGGATTTGCGATTGGTTATCCCACCAATGCAAGGAGAACGAGTTCGCAAACTGCAAGAAGATTTAGCGAATGTTGGAATTTCAGTTACAGCAGATGGTATCTTTGGCGAGCAAACAGATGCCGCAGTCCGAAAATTTCAGGCCGATCGAAATTTGCAAGTCGATGGAATTGCCGGTTTTGTAACCCAAACTAAACTAGCAGAGTTAAGCTCCGGACAGTCTCGCGGAGTTTCTAGCGAACCATCCAATCTGAAACTCCAAGATGTAATTGACCAAAAGCGATCGATTCCTTTTGATGATATTAACTCTGGGGTTTTTGTTGACGATAGACTGTTTTGTGCAGAAATTCAAACCATCCTGCGGGCTAATCATCTTTTAGAAGTTGTCGATGGTATTTATGGCTCTAAAACGCAAGAAGCCTTAAGGAATTTTAAAGCTAGCCGTCAACTTGATGGCGGGGATGTGTTAGGGGCAACAACCGCTAAAGCTCTACTGGATGCCAAGCAAGGTGCTGGAAAGTTACCTGATTGGAAAGGCGGTGATAAACAAGCGGCGGTGCAGGCAATTATCAAAGAAGCTCATCGCCAAGGTATTGCGTCTCAAGCTCAAATTGCTTACATTCTCGCCACCGTTCAGCATGAAACAGCAGAGACTTTTCAACCCGTGAAAGAATCCGATTTTTTGGGCGAACCTGCCGCAGAAAACGACCGCAAAACCTTACCCTATTATCCGTTTTACGGACGGGGATACGTGCAACTAACCCACCTGGATAATTATCGCAAATATTCGGATTTGCTATCCCTAGACTTGGTTAACAATCCGGAGCTTGTGATGCTTCCAGATATTTCACTCTTTATCCTAGTTCATGGCATGAAATGGGGGGTCTTTACGGGTATGAAGCTGGATGATTATATTTCTGAAAGCAGTGTGGATTTCTGGAGTGCGCGTAAAATTATCAATGGTATAGATCGGGCCGAGCTGATTGAAAAGTATGCAATTAATTGGCAAACCCAATTAGGGTAG
- a CDS encoding WD40 repeat domain-containing protein has protein sequence MEFKARFRKQKYHHFFIKLTGFYSLALILAYCLTGWQWRSVEKATIKMHSIDANLLFNQKTRLASYRIIQVQDVAQIQQIDPSAEQQRSVWSVAFSPDGKTLAAGTFDQSIKFWEVATGKVIKTFRGAQKGALSIAFSSDGKTLASASFDNSIELWDVATGKSIDRLTGHKNWVLRIAFSPDGKTLASASSDKTIKLWDVATGKLIHTLTGHQSWVESFTFSPDGKTLASGSSDKTIKLWDVVTGKLIRALTDGKNCVLSIAFSPNGKTLAVGSFDNKIILWDLAAGQIFASLRGHHQGVLSIAFSPDGKTLASGSFDNTIGLWDVATGKPIQTLIGHQDWVESVAFSPDGKMLASGSWDRTIGLWDVAEGKPVRTLADRNYQPAGKIASFWAIEL, from the coding sequence ATGGAGTTTAAGGCGAGATTTCGCAAACAAAAATACCACCATTTTTTCATAAAATTGACGGGTTTTTATAGTTTAGCATTGATATTAGCGTATTGCTTGACAGGGTGGCAGTGGCGATCGGTAGAAAAAGCGACAATTAAAATGCACAGTATTGATGCAAATTTACTTTTTAATCAAAAAACAAGATTGGCGTCTTACAGAATTATTCAAGTTCAGGATGTGGCACAGATCCAGCAGATCGATCCCTCGGCAGAGCAACAGCGTTCTGTTTGGAGTGTCGCTTTTAGCCCAGATGGTAAAACCCTCGCTGCTGGGACTTTCGACCAAAGTATCAAATTTTGGGAGGTGGCTACCGGCAAAGTTATTAAAACTTTCAGAGGCGCTCAGAAAGGAGCTTTGAGTATTGCTTTTAGTTCTGATGGCAAAACCCTCGCTTCTGCAAGTTTCGACAACTCGATCGAACTCTGGGACGTGGCTACTGGTAAATCTATTGACAGGTTAACGGGTCATAAAAATTGGGTTTTGAGGATTGCTTTTAGTCCTGATGGTAAAACCCTTGCTTCTGCCAGTAGCGACAAAACTATCAAACTCTGGGATGTGGCTACTGGTAAACTCATTCACACCTTGACCGGCCATCAGAGTTGGGTTGAGAGTTTTACCTTTAGTCCCGATGGTAAAACTCTTGCTTCTGGGAGTAGCGACAAAACTATTAAACTTTGGGATGTGGTTACGGGTAAACTGATTCGCGCTTTGACAGATGGCAAGAATTGTGTTTTGAGTATTGCTTTTAGTCCTAATGGTAAAACTCTGGCTGTTGGCAGTTTTGACAACAAAATCATACTGTGGGATCTGGCTGCGGGTCAAATTTTTGCAAGCTTGAGGGGTCATCACCAAGGGGTTTTGAGTATCGCCTTCAGCCCTGATGGCAAAACTCTGGCTTCTGGGAGTTTTGACAACACGATCGGACTCTGGGATGTGGCGACGGGTAAACCGATTCAAACTTTGATCGGCCATCAGGACTGGGTTGAGAGTGTCGCCTTTAGCCCTGACGGTAAAATGCTGGCTTCTGGAAGCTGGGATCGGACGATCGGACTCTGGGATGTGGCGGAGGGTAAGCCTGTTCGCACTTTGGCCGATCGCAATTATCAGCCTGCTGGGAAAATCGCTAGTTTTTGGGCGATCGAACTATAG